Part of the Tamandua tetradactyla isolate mTamTet1 chromosome X, mTamTet1.pri, whole genome shotgun sequence genome, CAAACACACATACCCTATAGTGATCTAGCCATTGTTAGATGCATGCAGCCGAGTGTGTACTAGACACTAAAGATATTCTACACGGAGAGTATGTTTGTATAGAGAATACATTCCAAGTGCCTatacaagcaaaaagaaatatatatgattattaaagcaaagagaaaaaagaaactctgGATAAATGAGTAGAGTCTGTGGATTATAGGCAAAAAGACTGCTCTGTAGATGAGACATTTGAGACAAGAATGAAATAGTTAGGTGGTAGACCCTCTTTAGTTATCTGCTTTCTGCTCTAGCCACTGGCTTCTACAAGCTGTCCAGAAATCATACATCAACAGCCCCCAGAAATGTGCCTTATGAAATGGGTCCATCTCCAATGTCAAGACATCTCTGGTTACACTTCGCTCTTCTTCTGGCCAGCAGCAGCTTCTCTGATTGGTAGCTCTATCTTGCCAAACCCACCTATGATGGTTTCTGTGCTCGCTTCTCTTTAGGTATCTGCTAATGGAGAATGAGACTTGTTTAAATGCTAAGAAGGGTCAGTGGAGTATACAATGGTCACTCTCCTACATCAAGTTAAATATTAGCTCAATCCTAATCCTAATCTTAAGGTTGCTAGGGTTTTGTTCACTGAAAATTATAATCTGATGTTAAAATTCAGGTGGAAGTAGAAATGTCCAGGAAGAGccaagaaaatgaagggaaaggtTGCCTTCCTCCATCATTTTGAGAAAGTATCATAAAATTATCATTCTTCATTCAGTGGGGTGTTAACACTTTCTACAACCAACAAATACTTAACCAATACTTATTggttactgtgccagtttgaatctgttgtggaccgcagaaaagccatgtcctttaatcctcattcagtattgctgggtggataatttttatcatttccatgaagatgtgacccatccaattgtaggtggaaacttttggttagatggtttccatggagatgtgtctccacccattcaaggtggggttgcttactggagctttttaagagggaaccatttggggaaaagcttcagagcccacatagcagagacctttggaatggagaaggaaaacgtccctggaGAAGCCTTAGGAGATGACGAGAGAAAGTtagtagatgtcaccatatgtcttcccagctgacagagttgttccagacccatcagcctttttggaatcaaggtatcgttccctggataccttagttgggacattttcataggcttataactataaacttgcaacttgtaatacattcccctttttaaaacccattccatttctggtaaattgcactCCAGCagtttttacaaactaaaacatttcccTACAATGGATCACACATTTTTACTGATGTGGTAAACAAAGTAGAGAGCCCAAAAGATCATGATTCCCAAAACATTCTTTCTAATGGGAAGACGGATTGTAAAATTACAAACTTAGAAGAGTATAACATGTCAGGTTGTTAGTAAATGTTATAGAATTGAAAATCAGGATACAGATTCCCCCACTTTGTGTACAGTCTTTTATATGTTGTTGtcttcagaaaaagaagttcTGAAATTCAAAGATATATATGAAGTTGAGGGCAGTAGGGCATAAGTTATGTGAGTGTCTGAGTCAGACATCGGAGACAAGAGTAGATACCAATGGAACACAAAATCAACTTACAGGATAACCCATACATACCTGACTCTTgatttggagaaagggagaattACATATTATTTTGGAAAGTATTAAATAAACACTCAGAGTGTACACAGAACCTAATTCCAAATGTATTAAACCATTAGGTACTATTTGAATCTCTCTGCCTGGGGTGTCCTCTCACctaatcatgcttttttttttaaatggtaaaatcATGGCCACAAATCATGATGTTCTGCTAAAGgactttgaagaaaaggaaaccCCTTAAGTTTTGAAGACAGTATTATGCAGAATTGCCTTCCTTTATTTTACCAACCTGTTTCCAATCTATTCATCCAATACAGTCCTGTTCTTGACCATTTTCTCCTCCTGTGTGTCATAGTAtcattcctattttttcttcttgatacCATTTTGTTTTCATCAAATGTTGTCTTTTAATCACTTTTAAAGGCCTACTCTTTGATTTACCCCACTGGCTCTCTCTGCCTTATCCATCAACCCTTTCCATGAACTCCAGACTCTTAGTCCTTGAATTCAAACTCCTACTTACATGTAAGTCATGCATTTGTTATATAGACAACTAGAGTAAGGTTGTTTTCTTGAGGACTGTCTTGCTGCAAGCATTTTTATATGGGCATCTAGAGTAAGATTGTTTTCTTGAGGACACTCTTGCTGCAAGCCCAATCTACAAACCACTTTATCCTTGACAAGACATTGGTTTTAGTTAGAAAATGGCAGCCCTGCTTGGGGATATTTGCTCCCATGCTGAAAATAATCTTCTCTTACATCTTTTAAATCTCTCTTCTATTGTATTTACCATGGATAAATGGCAAAATGAAGCTCTTTTGAGTGGCAAATGCCCCAATCATGTTGGCTTTTGCTCATTTAAATCTCATGGTTACATGTTTTATTTAGTATGTACTCTTTCCTCTCTCCATAGAAGGGATTCCTGATTTTTTAACCCATCCTCCTGAAAGAGTCAATTGCCAAATTAATTCTGATAACAAACCAGGTATGCTATACACCATGGAGAGTCACTTAACATGTTCCATCTCCCTCAACAAGGAACTGTGAACTCTCCTGAGAAATGTGGTTGCCTCCTGCTATCTGTAATAGTGAAGTGAATGACATCTGTAGAACTCATGCCATCTACACACAAATGCAACTCAATCAATTCTCCAAGTGTTGCACTGATCcatgtgtcctagtttgctatctgctggaatgcaacatgccagagatggactggcttttaataaaaggggatttatttcattagttcttcagaggaaaggcagctaacgttcatctgaggttctttcttatgtaggaaggcacaggatggtctctgctggccttctctccaggcctctgggttccaacaactttccccggggtgattcctttctgcatctgcaaaggcctgggctgagctgcaagtgctgagatgaggtatgctgagctgcttgggctgtgctacattgagtctctcatttaagtaccagtcaattagatcaaacatcattcattgcagcaaacacgcctcctagccgactgcagatgtaatgagcaacagaagaggttcacgtagcattggctcatgtccacagcaatagaactaggtgccttcagctggccaagttgacaactgaatctaaccatgTTTGGATCTCATGCCAGGTAGCAGCTGCCACATCACCTCTGCTTTCTACTGATCTTagcctgaggaaccatcaaacctCCCATGCCAAAACAGAGCTGTGCAGAATGAAGGGGAATAGCATCAAGTCCCCACAGGCTGGAGCCAAATAGGAAGATCAAGTGTGGTTGCCTTTAAGAGCTCTGCTCTTTGGGACTAATTTTTTTTGAGATTCCTCTTATTCTCACTTTGTTGAAACAAATGTTGTTTCTCTCCCATCCTCCAAGTGTCAGCAGGGTGGAAAATTCTATAAAATACTTAACACATCCTTTGTGACATGGCTGTAATTTTGGTAATCTTATCTAGAATCATCACTACTCATTCTTTCGGAGACATATAATTTGGGTTTAattgtgtaaaataaaaatgatgccTGTAATTTAGAAATGAGGGTGCTTTCTCCACAGAGCCACATGAGTTTATGAACAATTTATTGAAATCAGCTGCAATCGGTTTACACCAGCTCAGAAAAGCAGGAGAAGGGAAGCAGGAAAGAGTTTATGATGTTCCAAGAAAACGAATCTCATTTCAAAGCCAAAGCCATCTTTTCTTCAGATTCATTCTGAGGCTATCTTCCTTGATTGTTAATTTTCTTTGgcacatggaaaaaatatatgataaatttaATTAACCTGGTACAGCCCAATAGGGCTGAGGATAAGGAAGAAATACTTAAATGGTTGCATACGACATTATTGAGAAAGTCTCTGGTAGAACTTAAAACACTctaaattttgaaacaatttatTTCTGGAATAAACAATGCACACCTGGTAAGATAACTACTCAAGGAGCCATTAAGATGCTGCTTCATAGCTACAAACTATTCAAATGTTATTTACTCTGCCTTTGTCTCAGTCGCAGTCCTTTCCTAAATGCAATCAGAATTTGGGAATAATCTGTGGCTTCCAGAGAATATATACACCTTGAAAACCAGCAGGTTTAATCAAGTTCCATAGTTCATTGTTTCCAAACTTTTTACCCCACTGAGCACAATGTAAAGGTCCCACTGTGTCATTTATGTCAATCCTATTTTCAGAAGATATCGTCCTAGCAAGGTGCCAAACATCATACTCTTAAGGAAATCTTAGCATTTTAACATCCACCAACTCATGTGTTTTTGTTATTCGGCTGCTCAAATCGGCAACTATTATAGCAAGATATCCTTAACCTCCTAAGAAATATCAAAAGGGATAGCTATCATAGTTTCCACTCACCTAATTGATAGTCCCAGGGCAGATGTCTGTTAAAGAAAACGAAGAGGAGAAAACAACTGATGAAGCATGTTAAAAGTATGTTTCTCAACAAATAACATTGACAGGAGATAGAAGCAGTATGCTTCACTGTACTATATTTTAATGACATGCAAATTGTATATTCCTGAAAAATACACCCTCTCATTACCTGAATCTGTGACTTTTATAATGTtctcttctgggatacccatttCTGCAGCCATTGCCACGTACTGGCTATAGTCAGCATCTTCAACGTCGTCTCCTGAGCCTGTGTATCATAGGGGAACATCAGAGAGACTTTCCAGTAGGCTGGAGCCAAATTTCTGAGTACGTGTGAGTGGAGTGAATGAGATAAGTAGGTCTTCGGGTGGCATAATTTGACAGAAGCCAAATGTTTACTGTTACACGGATGTCAATCACTGTTTCCAAAGACAACTGAGGAAATTCCAGGCAATTTAACCCATGATGGTGAGCTTCCCTATAGCAAAAACCGGCTCCAAAGACTCATCGGGGGGACATGATAAAAATTAAGGTTGAGCTTTCAGAATCTCGaaactttaatttctcattttccatGTAACGTACCCTGGTCTTCTGATCTTGTGTCCTATTCTACTGAATCAACCCCCCACTCCttgccacacacacaaaaaagagttGAATATCCCATCAAGAACACTAGCCTTGCCATGCGTAGTAGAGTGGAAAATGTATTTTGGTGTTTGTCTAATAGTAGTTCTGCCCCATTCCTACTTTGAGTCCAACCTCTTAGAAGACTGGAACATATCTCCCCGGGTCCCATCTGGTCCCAGGGATGGAGGGACGTGTGAGAGAACATTGGAAGTGAGGGACCACATCTACTTTGGGTTCCTTAAGTACAAAACTGTATATAAAATAAAGGGTTTGGAATTACACTCAGGGCAGTTGTGAATCCAAAAGTGTCCTGCTGACTTGAAGTTTTCACTTCCAGAGTCCCCTTGGGTGATTACCTCCTCTCTATAACAAAGAGAGGGGGTACCAAAGAAGAGTGATTGATGAGAGTACTTTCTCATGCTCTGGGTTCTTTCGGGAATATTCAGAGCTCATGTGTATCACATTAGGATGTATCACCCTCCTTTCCATGTAGACCCCATCCAGAATTTCTGATGACTCAGAAAACATATCTCCCCAAGTGGTCCTATCTTGCCAGCTTGATTATAAATAATGAGCCCACCACACTTGTTTTTAACAACCCTGACAACACAATCCAAGGTTAGGGCAGTAAAACATACCAATGAGTCCTATAATGCGAGTGACCTTGCCGTCCTCACTCTGGTTGAGCACGTTCAGCACAGATAAGTTGGGATTTAAATCAGTTGAGCTGAGCTCAACTGTGCCTTGATCTGTGAAAGAAAATGGTACAATGATCACTTGAGTGAATTTATTCCATGGTCGCTTTCTCATATTTAGCATGCCATTAGAACATTCTCAAAGAACGATCATCTCTGTTTCATTCTCATATGCTCTCTCACTTCAGAAGTTGCTGGAACTGATGATGAGCCCTAAGAAGCAGGGACGAGTTTTCCATATTGCCATCTTCTTCTCTTGGTCTTGCCGGGATATAAACCTTATTTTCAGAATGCTTATATTCGATGCTTCTAAGAGCGTTAAGGAGCTTTCCATTTCTGTGGCATACATAGGATAgcattttcagtattttgtttATGAAAATAACAGAATTGCCCAGGTATTGTAGACATTTAGAAGATTGCTTCAGTAACATCGGCAAGGCACACAGGCTACCGTAGGAAAGCTTTCTCGTAGAATTTATGCATTCGTTATTCTGTTTTTTGTTCTCAGCATTATCCATGCACAGAACTCAGATCTCAACTGCAGTCAAAGAATGAAAGCCTTGAATGAATTATCTAGCAGCCTGGATCTTTTAAACCTGCACAAATGTGTATACGTATTCCCAGTGAAATAAGCTCATCAAGCAAGAGGTGAAAGTAACTTCTGTTTCTCAAATCTCCTGTGTCATGCAAACACACGCTAGAGCTTTGTAGCCTGGGTTGACTGGAGTAAGTTCCCAGGTAAatgaacagaggaaaaaaatggcaaaccaatgtgattattaatataaaagatgatgaaatagaaagaagagaATGTGAAACAGAAGTGAAGGGTTTAAGTTGGATAATAAGAAAATGGAGCTATTCTTAAGGCTGTTGAATGATGGCTTGGGAAGCAAAATGTAacgaatacatttttaaatttgtatctcATGGAGGTTTAGCTATTGTTTATTAATTGTTTTTGCCATTTACTATGCCAGGTAATGCTAAGTTTCACAGATACTTTTTATCAACTGTTTAGACATCTAGCCATTTTAGGTTTGAAATAGTCATAtgtagaaagtattttaaaatagttcaaTCCCTCATATAccaatggagaaataaaaatggattccTGTCCATGCTGCTTTTTACTGAAGCTCTAAATATGTGAAATGTGTTTATTTGATGATTAGAATAACAAATTTGTTATCTGTGATTATCTTCAGATTTAAAGTTAATCAAATCAGTCCTTACATGTTTATCTAAGAAGCAGCATCTCCTCTACCTTgtatttcattaaagaaaaaaaggacttaTTTAGGTTATAGATTCCCTACAGATATACTTGCTCagttttattaaaactttttattctgaaataatttcagactgaCCAGACAAttgcaaaattaatacaaatcctATACAGAGAACCCCATCTTATCCCTAAACCCCTGATACCCAGATGcatcagttttaacatttttcctctttctcctttctttccttctctctctctttctattcaTCTAGTGATTCATCAATCTTTCTTAAACATTAGAAGCAGGTGGCACACATAATcattgaacacataatacttccgtGTACGTTTTCTACGAAATGGATATTTACTTCTCTTCAGGTGTacatttgcttttcatttaaaattaagttttaagtttttcTGAACCCTTTTTATGCTGGAGGATCTTAGGAAATAAATATACTGGGACGTCTTATAAGAGACTtacagaaaatgataaaataataggAACTGAAGGGTTAAATAATTCCTATTcttgaaaatgaaacaaagaaaagtgAAGAGTTGAGAATGTATGGGACTTTTGCCAGGTTGTACTCCTAAAACTCTAGAAACTGGACTACAATCCTGCCAAAGAGACTGCTGTTAGAAGCTTAGATACCAGGAGACCATGGACTTACAGTTTGATGTATACGTGCCCTCAGCATCTGTTCTTGTTCCTTCCACAGTTTGCAATTGACATACACTATCGATCCTGGAAAGCAAAGCAAATTGAAGCTCACCATCCAACACAACTTTATGTAAGGATAATTTACACCAAGCGATATGTTATACTCCACtttatcatcatttattttcacagttttctttattatagaagttgtggTTTACAGGATTATCATGCCTAAAATCAGGATTCCCCTTTACCCCTCTACGATTAATTTGCACTGGGGAGAAACATTTGCTATCATTGATGactgcacatttttataattatactattagctatagtctaGGGTTTAACTTGGGGTTCATTGTAAAGTGTAGTcctgtggatttttttaaaatgtattttgttacCAAATGTGTAATCTAACATTtacccttttaatcacattcagatacatatttctgTGCTGTTAATTCTGTTAACTATGTAATGCTACTATCTCTGCCGTCCATTGCCAAAATGTTTCTgccattccaaataggaatcctgtacattttaagccttaactccccattcccaatCTCTACTCCATCCCCTGATAACTTTTATTCTAGATTCTCCCTCcatgagcttgcttattctacttatttcaaATCAGAAACTAGTATAAAACTATCATTGGACACAACAATCTCACTACAAGTTATATGCCCcagagaattgaaatcagggactcaaacagatatttgcacactaatgtccATGCTGTTTCAACTTTTAGAGTATCTCTGATATTGGCATCTTCAATGTGCACTTAGCACCAAAATGGTTTTCAAATCAGAAGTGACTTGCACAAACTCACTGTACTCCCAGATGTGAAAATTAGTTTCAGACAGAAATGACACTAAAATTAATTCACACCAGGCAAAGGCACTGGAACATAAAGAAAGCAAGAATTGCAAAAAAACACCCAGAAGAAATTAGCGCTTTCTAAATACAGTACTTTCTGGAATTGCAAGAAACCAATTCATTTCATTTGCTATTTATGGGCAAGATCCAGCCAGATTCATGTACTTTTTAAGGTTTCCCTTGCTGCTTCCCTCCCCTTTCTCTCATTTGCTTGTTCTCTTGCTTGTTCTTATGTTTCACTCTCTCATTCTCCAccccttttgtttctttatctacTTACATTCCTCCTTGCAAAGCCTTTGTCCTCTACTTTGTTTTCTAAGaacttatttttccctctctctctttttttttttttacaaccccTTAGCCTGTGAGAGTTTGCAACTCTTGGCGAGTACAAAAATAAGTCTTTCAACTTGTGACATTCCCTGTTTGTAGAATCCTTCAGCTATTTATCTTTCTACTCTTTACCACAGTACTGAAAGAgtaatctttcttctttcatccaGGCATATTTACCTACAGAATACTGGAAAACTTACAAATAAACTTTTAATGGCCGAATTTCTTTACTAAATCGCTTAACCCATCTTTATGCACAAATAGATACTCTTGGTCATTGATCGTTCCTTTGATATAAATGATTCTGCCCTTACAGTGTTCTCCGCTCCATTGCTCGTTTGCTAGCCTCCATCTTCAATGATAGCACTTCCTCGGGTCcataattatttttgcatttcttagTATGACTTATCGGCAGTTAAATATGCTGTGTGTGTGAACACAGAGGAGAAAGGTCCGGTATTTCCTGAACAGCTTATGctcatctttttcctttctctgtttttgcACTCATACTTTTAAAGGTGCCGTAAATCTATGTATTTATGAAAACTTTCCTAATAGACGGCAGAGTTAACTACTTCTTTATTGTGGTATTTATCACAAATTACAATCTGCCTCTGTACCTGGATCCCTGATCAGATTTTGAACCTTCAAAGCAGACTGATTCCAGTCTGATTTCTACTACAAATTCAAAGTGAATCGTTGGAAAAGCCTCTTAAACTTCCAAGTAGTGTTTTGCTTCcctccacctcccccccccccccagttttaaaaattatcccaGTGCACAGTATATTGTCTATAGCATAGCAAGTGTTGGATAGAATTAACGTATGACTAAttaaatggaggaattaactaaTTTATTATTCATTGTAATGTGATTGCTCAAAACGTGAAGATCATTTCTCCCCCACTCTTGGACGTTGGAGGGGTATCttaacaaaattaataaatttcttgGGCTGTCATCTGCCATCTCTGAAACTTCTGATAGAACCTACTGCTGTGTATCCTGAGCAGTAAGTACTTATAGCACAAACTTTGGGCTTGGAAGGAAATCTTTCCCCAATGATGCCGTAAAGTCTATATTCTTTAGTAAAATGATTTAAAGAAGGCTTCCTTCCATCCTGCCCTCTAAGAAGACCCTACAGGGTTTTGTGCAGGAGACATGATGATATGCAAGAAAAACCTAAGAAGAGCATATGCTCTGGACCATAAATCAGATATTGCGTGGAAAATATGAACGTCTAACCCTGATTGAGGCTGAATCACTTTTACAGCCTTTGCTCATTGTTGCTTTTACTTACACGGTATAAAAAATGACGGAGAGGATGTTACCATCGTCACGTTGTTGAATTTGCCGGACATAGCCTCTCAATGGACTATTTTCAGCTATTGCATCTGGGTCGGTGGCTCCTATATAAATAGTATGCAGCGTCCCTGAAAcctaaaaaggaaatatcttttaaGAAATGCTGTTAAATGAGAGAGAGACACAGTGGAATAATAGGCACGACATAAGGTGTCCTTGTACCCCTAATAGATCTGCTCCTATTTCTGGTATCTCCTCCAATATAGAGTCGACATCGGCACAAACCACACCAAGTAAAAGAGTCAGCAGTAGAATTTTCATCTTGCTGGTGCTTGTCAGACCTTCTGGAAGAGTTGAGAATGGATGTGTGTGGGGCAGGTTCTGAAGACTCTTTTTATACCATCCGTCTGTGGACGTGTCCATTTGCGACTCACTTGTCATTAACCATAAGCATATAGAGAGCTAGAAATAATCTTGAAACAACAATGTGCATCCTGGTTGGCACACAATAGATTGTGAAGATCCTTCTGTGGTTGTCTTAATGAGATTAGTTGAAAGAGCAGCTTAAATTGGACTGAACATTTGACCTTTGAGGGGAGAGATTATAACTCACAAGAGACGTTTCAAGGACCACAATGTTTTATTTGCTCACCTAGGTTCCCTGAGACATGGAAAATACAATATAAGACATGGAAGACCCAAGGAAGTTATTATGCTTTTaactccctgtgctggtttggaagtgt contains:
- the LOC143672197 gene encoding odorant-binding protein-like encodes the protein MDTSTDGWYKKSLQNLPHTHPFSTLPEGLTSTSKMKILLLTLLLGVVCADVDSILEEIPEIGADLLGVSGTLHTIYIGATDPDAIAENSPLRGYVRQIQQRDDGNILSVIFYTVIDSVCQLQTVEGTRTDAEGTYTSNYQGTVELSSTDLNPNLSVLNVLNQSEDGKVTRIIGLIGSGDDVEDADYSQYVAMAAEMGIPEENIIKVTDSDICPGTIN